A window of the Euwallacea similis isolate ESF13 chromosome 20, ESF131.1, whole genome shotgun sequence genome harbors these coding sequences:
- the AGO1 gene encoding protein argonaute-2 isoform X1 — MSAETELTMQSGLQPVLLPPDLTTLSLIGHRPPAQGPHIGHPPSHTMQQTNAGTSGTPMGPTTTTSTAVALPGPTSGTPGPLATVSPPAEPPVFQCPRRPNLGREGRPIGLKANHFQICMPRGFVHHYDVNIQPDKCPRKVNREIIETMVKSYGKIFGNLKPVFDGRNNLYTRDPLPIGNSREELEVTLPGEGKDRLFRVSIKWVAQVSLYGLEEALEGRTRQIPYEAILALDVVMRHLPSMSYTPVGRSFFSSPEGYYHPLGGGREVWFGFHQSVRPSQWKMMLNIDVSATAFYKAQPVIEFMCEVLDIRDINEQRKPLTDSQRVKFTKEIKGLKIEITHCGAMRRKYRVCNVTRRPAQMQSFPLQLENGQTVECTVAKYFLDKYKMKLRYPHLPCLQVGQEHKHTYLPLEVCNIVAGQRCIKKLTDMQTSTMIKATARSAPDREREINNLVRRADFNNDEYVQEFGLTISTSMMEVRGRVLPPPKLQYGGRVASLSGQVGWHSKQQACPNQGVWDMRGKQFFTGVEIRVWAIACFAPQRTVREDALRNFTQQLQKISNDAGMPIIGQPCFCKYATGPDQVEPMFRYLKTTFQALQLVVVVLPGKTPVYAEVKRVGDTVLGMATQCVQAKNVNKTSPQTLSNLCLKINVKLGGINSILVPSIRPKIFNEPVIFLGADVTHPPAGDNKKPSIAAVVGSMDAHPSRYAATVRVQQHRQEIIQELSSMVRELLIMFYKSTGGYKPHRIILYRDGVSEGQFLQLLQHELTAIREACIKLETDYKPGITFIVVQKRHHTRLFCADKKEQSGKSGNIPAGTTVDVGITHPTEFDFYLCSHQGIQGTSRPSHYHVLWDDSHLDSDELQCLTYQLCHTYVRCTRSVSIPAPAYYAHLVAFRARYHLVEKEHDSGEGSHQSGSSEDRTPGAMARAITVHADTKKVMYFA; from the exons ATGTCAGCCGAGACTGAGCTGACGATGCAATCGGGCCTTCAGCCTGTATTATTACCCCCCGATTTGACCACGCTCAGCCTCATTGGACATCGACCCCCAGCTCAAGGACCTCACATTGGGCATCCCCCCTCGCATACTATGCAGCAAACAAACG CAGGCACCTCTGGCACTCCCATGGGCCCCACCACCACTACTTCCACGGCGGTAGCTCTCCCGGGACCCACAAGTGGAACTCCTGGTCCTTTGGCGACGGTTTCACCTCCCGCAGAGCCTCCTGTGTTCCAGTGCCCGCGGCGGCCCAACCTGGGCCGTGAAGGGCGTCCCATAGGGCTCAAAGCCAACCATTTCCAAATATGCATGCCTCGCGGATTTGTGCATCATTACGATGTCAACATCCAACCAGATAAATGTCCTAGGAAG GTTAATAGGGAAATTATCGAAACTATGGTAAAGTCCTATGGGAAAATCTTCGGTAATTTGAAGCCGGTGTTCGACGGTCGTAACAATCTTTATACTCGCGATCCGTTGCCCATCGGGAATTCTCGAGAAGAACTGGAGGTAACCTTGCCTGGTGAAGGAAAGGACCGTTTGTTCCGCGTCAGCATTAAATGGGTGGCCCAAGTGTCTTTGTATGGGTTGGAAGAAGCCTTAGAAGGGAGAACCCGGCAAATACCATACGAAGCCATTTTGGCCTTAGATGTCGTCATGAGGCATTTGCCTTCAATGAGTTATACCCCAGTGGGCAGGAGCTTCTTTAGTAGTCCTGAAGGATACTACCATCCCTTAG GTGGTGGCAGAGAGGTATGGTTTGGATTCCATCAGTCAGTGAGGCCCAGTCAATGGAAGATGATGCTCAATATTGACG TGTCTGCAACTGCATTTTACAAAGCGCAACCTGTGATAGAATTTATGTGTGAAGTATTGGATATTAGGGATATTAACGAGCAGCGCAAGCCATTGACCGATAGCCAGAGAGTCAAATTTACAAAGGAAATCAAAggactaaaaattgaaattacgcATTGTGGGGCCATGCGTAGGAAATATAGAGTTTGCAATGTTACAAGAAGGCCTGCGCAAATGCAATC ATTCCCGTTGCAATTGGAAAATGGGCAGACTGTGGAATGTACAGTGGCCAAATATTTCTTGGATAAATATAAGATGAAATTACGATATCCTCATTTGCCATGCCTCCAG GTGGGACAGGAACACAAGCACACCTACTTACCATTGGAAGTCTGTAATATCGTCGCTGGGCAGCGgtgtatcaaaaaattgaCTGATATGCAGACTTCGACTATGATTAAAGCAACCGCCAG GTCTGCTCCAGATCGCGAGCGCGAAATCAATAATCTTGTCCGCCGGGCGGACTTCAACAACGATGAGTACGTCCAAGAATTCGGACTGACGATCTCGACGAGCATGATGGAAGTGAGGGGACGCGTCCTGCCGCCTCCTAAGTTGCAGTACGGAGGGCGGGTTGCATCCCTCAGCGGACAGGTGGGCTGGCAC AGCAAGCAGCAAGCCTGTCCAAATCAAGGGGTATGGGACATGAGAGGAAAACAATTCTTCACTGGCGTTGAAATCAGAGTGTGGGCCATAGCGTGTTTTGCACCCCAACGTACTGTACGAGAAGATGCCTTAAG aaactttACTcaacaattacaaaaaatatcaaacgaCGCCGGCATGCCCATAATAGGCCAACCATGTTTCTGCAAGTATGCCACTGGTCCGGATCAAGTGGAGCCGATGTTCAGATACTTGAAGACCACCTTCCAGGCCTTACAGTTAGTTGTTGTGGTGCTGCCTGGCAAAACTCCAGTTTATG CCGAAGTAAAACGTGTGGGAGACACGGTCCTCGGTATGGCAACCCAATGTGTTCAGGCGAAAAACGTCAACAAGACGTCGCCGCAAACTTTATCCAATTTATGCCTCAAAATCAACGTGAAGTTGGGCGGCATCAACAGTATTCTGGTGCCGTCGATTCGCCCGAAAATATTCAACGAACCAGTGATCTTTTTGGGCGCTGATGTCACTCATCCTCCTGCAGGCGATAACAAGAAACCATCTATTGCCGCAGTCGTTGGGTCTATGGATGCTCATCCATCGAGATATGCCGCCACTGTAAGAGTACAACAACACCGACAGGAGATTATACAGGAACTTAGCTCGATGGTTCG AGAACTGTTAATAATGTTCTATAAATCGACCGGCGGCTACAAACCTCACCGTATTATTTTGTATCGTGATGGCGTGTCTGAGGGTCAATTCTTGCAATTGCTGCAACATGAATTGACCGCGATTCGCGAGGCCTGTATCAAACTGGAAACCGATTACAAGCCAGGTATCACATTCATTGTGGTGCAGAAGAGACACCACACGCGCCTGTTTTGCGCCGATAAGAAAGAGCAAAGCGGAAAGAGTGGAAACATTCCGGCCGGCACGACAGTGGACGTTGGGATTACCCATCCTACGGAGTTTGATTTTTATCTGTGCAGTCATCAGGGTATTCAG GGTACCTCCAGACCGTCTCATTACCATGTGTTGTGGGACGACTCGCACTTAGACTCGGACGAACTCCAATGTCTCACTTACCAGCTGTGCCATACTTACGTGCGCTGCACCCGGTCAGTTTCCATTCCAGCGCCGGCGTACTATGCACATCTTGTGGCATTTAGGGCTCGATATCATTTAGTTGAAAAGGAACATGACAG tGGCGAAGGATCTCATCAATCTGGTTCATCGGAAGACCGAACACCGGGTGCCATGGCTAGAGCGATTACCGTCCACGCTGACACTAAGAAGGTCATGTATTTCGCTTAG
- the AGO1 gene encoding protein argonaute-2 isoform X2, with translation MSAETELTMQSGLQPVLLPPDLTTLSLIGHRPPAQGPHIGHPPSHTMQQTNAGTSGTPMGPTTTTSTAVALPGPTSGTPGPLATVSPPAEPPVFQCPRRPNLGREGRPIGLKANHFQICMPRGFVHHYDVNIQPDKCPRKVNREIIETMVKSYGKIFGNLKPVFDGRNNLYTRDPLPIGNSREELEVTLPGEGKDRLFRVSIKWVAQVSLYGLEEALEGRTRQIPYEAILALDVVMRHLPSMSYTPVGRSFFSSPEGYYHPLGGGREVWFGFHQSVRPSQWKMMLNIDVSATAFYKAQPVIEFMCEVLDIRDINEQRKPLTDSQRVKFTKEIKGLKIEITHCGAMRRKYRVCNVTRRPAQMQSFPLQLENGQTVECTVAKYFLDKYKMKLRYPHLPCLQVGQEHKHTYLPLEVCNIVAGQRCIKKLTDMQTSTMIKATARSAPDREREINNLVRRADFNNDEYVQEFGLTISTSMMEVRGRVLPPPKLQYGGRVASLSGQSKQQACPNQGVWDMRGKQFFTGVEIRVWAIACFAPQRTVREDALRNFTQQLQKISNDAGMPIIGQPCFCKYATGPDQVEPMFRYLKTTFQALQLVVVVLPGKTPVYAEVKRVGDTVLGMATQCVQAKNVNKTSPQTLSNLCLKINVKLGGINSILVPSIRPKIFNEPVIFLGADVTHPPAGDNKKPSIAAVVGSMDAHPSRYAATVRVQQHRQEIIQELSSMVRELLIMFYKSTGGYKPHRIILYRDGVSEGQFLQLLQHELTAIREACIKLETDYKPGITFIVVQKRHHTRLFCADKKEQSGKSGNIPAGTTVDVGITHPTEFDFYLCSHQGIQGTSRPSHYHVLWDDSHLDSDELQCLTYQLCHTYVRCTRSVSIPAPAYYAHLVAFRARYHLVEKEHDSGEGSHQSGSSEDRTPGAMARAITVHADTKKVMYFA, from the exons ATGTCAGCCGAGACTGAGCTGACGATGCAATCGGGCCTTCAGCCTGTATTATTACCCCCCGATTTGACCACGCTCAGCCTCATTGGACATCGACCCCCAGCTCAAGGACCTCACATTGGGCATCCCCCCTCGCATACTATGCAGCAAACAAACG CAGGCACCTCTGGCACTCCCATGGGCCCCACCACCACTACTTCCACGGCGGTAGCTCTCCCGGGACCCACAAGTGGAACTCCTGGTCCTTTGGCGACGGTTTCACCTCCCGCAGAGCCTCCTGTGTTCCAGTGCCCGCGGCGGCCCAACCTGGGCCGTGAAGGGCGTCCCATAGGGCTCAAAGCCAACCATTTCCAAATATGCATGCCTCGCGGATTTGTGCATCATTACGATGTCAACATCCAACCAGATAAATGTCCTAGGAAG GTTAATAGGGAAATTATCGAAACTATGGTAAAGTCCTATGGGAAAATCTTCGGTAATTTGAAGCCGGTGTTCGACGGTCGTAACAATCTTTATACTCGCGATCCGTTGCCCATCGGGAATTCTCGAGAAGAACTGGAGGTAACCTTGCCTGGTGAAGGAAAGGACCGTTTGTTCCGCGTCAGCATTAAATGGGTGGCCCAAGTGTCTTTGTATGGGTTGGAAGAAGCCTTAGAAGGGAGAACCCGGCAAATACCATACGAAGCCATTTTGGCCTTAGATGTCGTCATGAGGCATTTGCCTTCAATGAGTTATACCCCAGTGGGCAGGAGCTTCTTTAGTAGTCCTGAAGGATACTACCATCCCTTAG GTGGTGGCAGAGAGGTATGGTTTGGATTCCATCAGTCAGTGAGGCCCAGTCAATGGAAGATGATGCTCAATATTGACG TGTCTGCAACTGCATTTTACAAAGCGCAACCTGTGATAGAATTTATGTGTGAAGTATTGGATATTAGGGATATTAACGAGCAGCGCAAGCCATTGACCGATAGCCAGAGAGTCAAATTTACAAAGGAAATCAAAggactaaaaattgaaattacgcATTGTGGGGCCATGCGTAGGAAATATAGAGTTTGCAATGTTACAAGAAGGCCTGCGCAAATGCAATC ATTCCCGTTGCAATTGGAAAATGGGCAGACTGTGGAATGTACAGTGGCCAAATATTTCTTGGATAAATATAAGATGAAATTACGATATCCTCATTTGCCATGCCTCCAG GTGGGACAGGAACACAAGCACACCTACTTACCATTGGAAGTCTGTAATATCGTCGCTGGGCAGCGgtgtatcaaaaaattgaCTGATATGCAGACTTCGACTATGATTAAAGCAACCGCCAG GTCTGCTCCAGATCGCGAGCGCGAAATCAATAATCTTGTCCGCCGGGCGGACTTCAACAACGATGAGTACGTCCAAGAATTCGGACTGACGATCTCGACGAGCATGATGGAAGTGAGGGGACGCGTCCTGCCGCCTCCTAAGTTGCAGTACGGAGGGCGGGTTGCATCCCTCAGCGGACAG AGCAAGCAGCAAGCCTGTCCAAATCAAGGGGTATGGGACATGAGAGGAAAACAATTCTTCACTGGCGTTGAAATCAGAGTGTGGGCCATAGCGTGTTTTGCACCCCAACGTACTGTACGAGAAGATGCCTTAAG aaactttACTcaacaattacaaaaaatatcaaacgaCGCCGGCATGCCCATAATAGGCCAACCATGTTTCTGCAAGTATGCCACTGGTCCGGATCAAGTGGAGCCGATGTTCAGATACTTGAAGACCACCTTCCAGGCCTTACAGTTAGTTGTTGTGGTGCTGCCTGGCAAAACTCCAGTTTATG CCGAAGTAAAACGTGTGGGAGACACGGTCCTCGGTATGGCAACCCAATGTGTTCAGGCGAAAAACGTCAACAAGACGTCGCCGCAAACTTTATCCAATTTATGCCTCAAAATCAACGTGAAGTTGGGCGGCATCAACAGTATTCTGGTGCCGTCGATTCGCCCGAAAATATTCAACGAACCAGTGATCTTTTTGGGCGCTGATGTCACTCATCCTCCTGCAGGCGATAACAAGAAACCATCTATTGCCGCAGTCGTTGGGTCTATGGATGCTCATCCATCGAGATATGCCGCCACTGTAAGAGTACAACAACACCGACAGGAGATTATACAGGAACTTAGCTCGATGGTTCG AGAACTGTTAATAATGTTCTATAAATCGACCGGCGGCTACAAACCTCACCGTATTATTTTGTATCGTGATGGCGTGTCTGAGGGTCAATTCTTGCAATTGCTGCAACATGAATTGACCGCGATTCGCGAGGCCTGTATCAAACTGGAAACCGATTACAAGCCAGGTATCACATTCATTGTGGTGCAGAAGAGACACCACACGCGCCTGTTTTGCGCCGATAAGAAAGAGCAAAGCGGAAAGAGTGGAAACATTCCGGCCGGCACGACAGTGGACGTTGGGATTACCCATCCTACGGAGTTTGATTTTTATCTGTGCAGTCATCAGGGTATTCAG GGTACCTCCAGACCGTCTCATTACCATGTGTTGTGGGACGACTCGCACTTAGACTCGGACGAACTCCAATGTCTCACTTACCAGCTGTGCCATACTTACGTGCGCTGCACCCGGTCAGTTTCCATTCCAGCGCCGGCGTACTATGCACATCTTGTGGCATTTAGGGCTCGATATCATTTAGTTGAAAAGGAACATGACAG tGGCGAAGGATCTCATCAATCTGGTTCATCGGAAGACCGAACACCGGGTGCCATGGCTAGAGCGATTACCGTCCACGCTGACACTAAGAAGGTCATGTATTTCGCTTAG
- the tctn gene encoding tectonic-1 codes for MAVTRLICLTLGVLLCVCKPSSFLTTTENSETTTATTIINEGSTTCSSLEECGADLNVTTTVHTETQNNTKVQKKNKTSEIKKHGKTLTPHAHCTCDFHLHFCDINCCCDSDCSTNDKKIFKYCEKDSNLQVDDRYCSYMDHIYINNTSTEWQVNQDGLFCIVSSNLPQSYLMQNERVLSFAEAFRSKAVFWPSNYLNKLSLNSTKSYVYGDPVVIIKNDSSLDFLRLPKNVLTTPCLIEEVVPYLKTSSSKCGQINIDDLNPALQFSSYFSNFKVVVNPPLVNRTNIKGSLYLNCPKNACLEVEPYLCDSYFNNCTKLNNTTNIKFYCFFDIKKKLNYCFNAPKKVFYRMYHNATRGLYKIEILGVLTNFSYSFGGFANRFEFLQEFKVEFLWLNQTQNYSEIFSGNPGYIMGKPILIASKLNLRTNNTGFYRILRSSDKFIDNFLVFHSHDKEGKCVRNSSLYLPLEFGINLKSKCHFNSILSFNKSSTASHICSRIQQAIFSLWGINSKVNQILVFGLFGNALSSSLEDWGEVLYKVDPRRFLANYTRGNFSSNTLLCRNISTLLNVEIFYSRIALKNLLNQNKILGLTYAFLDIRDHIFLVNASPKMTKISLFLQSQVTFSDVTRKGERKFVNPPSWDIRLPYDFFYPFIKIGNGVQKMGSATSFWVLVNFLILEVFV; via the exons ATGGCGGTCACAAGACTTATTTGTCTTACATTAGGGGTTTTGTTATGTGTTTGCAAACCCTCATCTTTTCTAACAACTACAGAGAATTCTGAGACTACTACCGCTACTACAATAATTAACGAGGGTTCAACAACTTGCAGCAGTTTAGAGGAGTGTGGAGCAGACTTGAATGTTACCACCACTGTGCATACAGAAACTCAAAATAATACCAAAGttcagaagaaaaataagacttcagaaataaagaaacatgGTAAAACATTGACGCCACATGCCCATTGCACTTGCGATTTCCAT TTGCATTTTTGCGACATTAATTGCTGCTGCGATTCCGACTGTTCTACAAACGacaagaaaatcttcaaatattGTGAAAAAGACTCAAATCTACAGGTTGATGACAGGTATTGCAGCTACATGGATCATATATACATTAACAACACGTCAACTGAATGGCAAGTGAACCAAGATGGATTGTTTTGTATTGTTAGCAGCAATTTGCCACAATCGTACTTAATGCAAAATGAAAGA GTCCTAAGTTTTGCCGAAGCATTTAGATCTAAAGCAGTCTTTTGGCCTTCAAATTACCTTAACAAGTTATCCTTAAATTCTACAAAAAGTTACGTTTATGGGGATCCAGtagtaattataaaaaacgattcttctttggattttttgc GCCTACCCAAAAACGTCCTTACTACTCCTTGCTTAATAGAAGAGGTAgttccatatttaaaaaccaGCAGTAGCAAGTGCGGCCAAATTAACATCGATGACTTAAATCCAGCTTTGCAATTCTCCTCATACTTCAGTAACTTTAAAGTGGTAGTTAATCCTCCTCTGGTCAATCGAACAAACATCAAGGGTAGTCTCTATTTG AACTGTCCCAAGAACGCTTGCTTAGAAGTTGAACCATACCTTTGCGACTCGTATTTCAACAATTGCACCAAACTTAACAACACCACAAACATAAAATTCTACTGCTTCTTCGACATCAAGAAGAAATTGAACTATTGTTTTAACGCCCCTAAGAAGGTTTTTTACAGGATGTACCATAACGCTACCAGGGGTTtgtataaaattgaaattctggGCGTTCTCACCAATTTCAGTTATAGTTTTGGGGGCTTTGCGAATCGTTTTGAGTTTCTTCAAGAGTTCAAAGTTGAGTTTTTATGGCTCAATCAAACTCAAAACTATTCAGAGATTTTCAGTGGAAATCCTGGCTATATTATGGGTAAACCGATTTTAATAGCgtccaaattaaatttgcgtACAAATAATACTGGTTTTTATAGAATTCTTCGCTCTTCAGACAAGtttattgacaattttttagtttttcattcACATGACAAGGAAGGAAAGTGCGTTCGGAATTCCTCGCTGTATCTGCCTTTGGAATTTGGTATTAATTTAAAGAGCAAATGCCACTTTAACAGCATTTTATCATTCAATAAAAGCTCTACTGCTAGTCATATATGTAGTAGAATTCAACAAGCCATTTTCAGCTTATGGGGAATCAACTCTAAAGTCAATCAAATCCTAGTGTTTGGACTTTTCGGGAATGCTTTGAGCTCCTCTTTGGAGGACTGGGGTGAAGTTTTGTATAAAGTAGACCCAAGGCGATTTCTGGCTAATTACACTCGAGGCAACTTCTCCTCAAACACCCTGCTTTGTCGCAATATTTCCACTCTCCTCAACGTCGAGATATTTTACTCTAGAATAGCCCTAAAGAACCTATTGAATCAGAACAAAATCTTGGGGCTTACTTATGCCTTTCTGGATATTAGGGACCATATTTTCCTAGTTAATGCGTCTCCAAAGATGACGaaaatttcgctttttttgcAAAGCCAGGTGACTTTCAGTGATGTTACCAGAAAAGGGGAACGAAAATTCGTAAATCCGCCAAGTTGGGATATTAGGTTGCCTTACGATTTCTTCTAcccttttattaaaataggtAATGGCGTTCAAAAAATGGGATCGGCAACCTCATTTTGGgtattagttaattttttaattttagaagtttttgtcTGA
- the B9d2 gene encoding B9 domain-containing protein 2 — MAEVHILGQVSGAKEFPKQELFCKWYLQVGNNWKTIEGKREGQTQVSCSQFSNICHWSYPIDLHLATAGIPGWPKIYIEVYHLDWLGRAHLFGYGLVTIPTSPGHHILDCYTWRPIGSLRDRFVQFFLGGGPQIKYPELIFSPDKRYRLSTEAMGVVTFEVDLILRNFSNYGVEY; from the exons atggcagaagtgcaTATTCTGGGCCAAGTATCTGGAGCAAAAGAATTTCCCAAGCAGGAACTCTTTTGTAAATGGTATCTTCAAGTCG gcaaTAACTGGAAAACTATCGAAGGCAAACGAGAAGGCCAGACCCAAGTGTCTTGCTCCCAGTTCTCCAATATTTGCCACTGGTCATACCCCATTGACCTCCACTTAGCCACCGCAGGAATACCCG GGTGGCCTAAAATTTACATAGAGGTCTACCACCTGGACTGGTTGGGCAGGGCCCATTTGTTCGGCTACGGCTTGGTAACAATTCCCACTAGCCCTGGGCATCATATTCTAGACTGCTACACCTGGCGCCCTATAGGGAGCCTTAGGGATCGGtttgtgcaattttttctGGGTGGTGGGCCGCAGATTAAATACCCAGAGTTGATTTTTTCCCCTGACAAGAGATACAGGTTATCTACTGAAGCTATGGGGGTAGTCACCTTTGAGGTCGActtgattttgagaaatttcagtAATTATGGAGTAGAATATTGA
- the LOC136415660 gene encoding serine/threonine-protein kinase VRK1-like, which produces MHRQKSPDKENVKGPLRRGEVIVDNTACKWKLGKAIGIGGFGEIYDVTSLKSDKDKNKNGKYVVKIEKHSNGPLFVEVNCYLRLGREEMIDQWKAEKHLDFLGLPHFVASGSHVAKNEKYRFLIMPKYDRDLETILRVKKTFNLKTVLVIASRIIDTLEYIHAHGYVHSDIKASNIMLSQREGKVNTRPLRIRKTIERLGSTMLDRHKPVVRIRMSHNLRPVQNMTYVDDIPYLDEVMRNFEKKNSAVINKDTNLDVSEKDNIEGDQIYLLDYGLAIKYLLTNGIHREFTSDQRRAHAGTILFCSRDAHKGVASRRSDLESLAYNMIYWLTGTLPWIDDVNEPALVEKKKNKAFADVKKFLNTCFEDPPGFLEKLFLHLSKFNFQDVPKYHFFKQLFKKAIKQYGYKADLKLDFDNLEGWGRKQKKTGKSKSSKKENKYVHKGPSILLYSPLSRFSSNIIFKGPNLRKKINDDLVQRMNWSQILVKDPESIIKQATIRKFPESERNFNISLSDLQKLNPTPAMWEVFNKVSGRKEGTFFLGSRGDEIFSTEYLEGYTPEMMKIYKRVTEKKEKELKMAVQQNISEKCRRKRLNKSASPMWRAAKNLRTTAVSTSQYSLRRTRRSRPV; this is translated from the exons ATGCACAGGCAGAAAAGTCCAGACAAGGAGAACGTAAAAGGGCCACTGAGAAGAGGTGAAGTCATTGTGGACAATACTGCATGTAAATGGAAATTGGGGAAAGCAATAGGGATAGGGGGTTTCGGGGAGATATATGATGTGACCAGCCTCAAATCTGATAaggacaaaaacaaaaatgggaAATATGTGGTCAAGATCGAGAAACACAGCAATGGGCCTTTATTTGTTGAAGTGAACTGCTACTTGAGACTTGGAAGGGAGGAAATGA TTGATCAATGGAAAGCAGAAAAGCACTTAGATTTCTTGGGTCTACCTCATTTTGTTGCATCAGGATCCCATGTggccaaaaatgaaaaataccgttttttaattatgcctAAATATGATAGAGACTTGGAAACGATTCTGCGCgttaaaaaaacgtttaatttaaaaactgttcTAGTTATAGCTTCTAGAATAATTGACACTTTAGAGTATATTCATGCTCACGGTTATGTACACTCAGATATAAAGGCCTCAAATATTATGCTTAGCCAAAGAGAGGGTAAAGTAAACACACGCCCATTAAGAATTCGAAAGACAATAGAAAGATTGGGTTCGACAATGCTAGATAGGCATAAACCAGTGGTTAGGATACGTATGTCTCATAATTTGAGACCTGTACAGAATATGACGTATGTGGATGATATTCCTTATTTGGATGAAGTTATGCGAaactttgaaaagaaaaactctGCTGTAATAAACAAAGATACCAATTTAGATGTTAGTGAAAAGGATAATATTGAAGGAGACCAGATTTACTTATTAGACTATGGGTTGGCCATAAAGTACTTATTAACCAATGGGATTCATCGAGAGTTTACTTCAGACCAGCGCAGAGCCCATGCTGGAACAATATTGTTTTGTTCTAGAGATGCACATAAAGGTGTAGCCTCCAGAAGGTCAGATCTGGAATCCTTGGCTTATAACATGATCTATTGGTTGACTG GTACCTTACCTTGGATTGATGATGTCAATGAACCAGCGCTGgtagaaaaaaagaagaataagGCTTTTGCAGAtgtaaaaaagttcttaaatACTTGTTTCGAAGATCCTCCTGGCTTTCTAGAGAAGCTGTTTTTgcatttaagcaaatttaattttcag GACGTTCCAAAGTATCATTTCTTCAAGCAACTATTCAAAAAAGCGATCAAGCAGTATGGATATAAAGCAGATTTGAAATTGGATTTTGATAACTTGGAGGGTTGGGGCAGAAAGCAGAAGAAAACGGGAAAATCTAAAAgcagtaaaaaagaaaataaatacgtCCATAAAGGACCCAGCATATTGTTGTACAGTCCTCTGAGCAGGTTCAGttccaatattatttttaaagg ACCAAACCTCCGCAAGAAAATCAACGATGACTTAGTGCAAAGGATGAATTGGTCCCAAATTTTAGTAAAGGACCCAGAATCTATAATTAAACAGGCCACTATTCGCAAATTTCCAGAGAGTGAGAGAAACTTCAATATTTCACTCTCAGATTTACAAAAGTTAAACCCCACTCCAGCCATGTGGGAAGTATTTAATAAGGTCTCTGGAAGAAAAgaaggaacatttttcttaGGGTCTCGTGGGGATGA AATATTTTCTACAGAATATTTAGAAGGTTACACCCCAGAAATGATGAAGATCTACAAGCGAGTAAcagagaaaaaagaaaaggagCTGAAGATGGCTGTGCAGCAAAATATATCAGAAAAGTGTAGGAGGAAGAGACTGAATAAATCTGCCTCTCCCATGTGGAGGGCTGCAAAAAATCTTCGAACAACGGCTG TGTCAACATCACAATACTCTTTGAGAAGGACGAGACGTTCGAGACCAGTTTAA